Proteins from one Geomonas agri genomic window:
- a CDS encoding 2-oxoglutarate dehydrogenase E1 component, whose translation MGILENLTPQWIESQYELWKQDPQQLSEEWRAFFTGFELAEGGAASAAAPVGGDEALKQSGVQSLIYRYRDIGHLLACTDPLSPCQIEHPLLSLSAFGLEPADLDKTFVTRRFMRRSATLKEILQVLRSTYCGSVGVEFMYLQDPDERQWLIDRMEPGGNRGFFTPEQRLLLLKKLKEAALFERELHKRFPGQTRFSLEGGDILIPMLDAAVTKAASLGVTDVVFGMPHRGRLNVLCNIFGMPYENMFAEFADNAEYGVVGEGDVKYHKGFSVDLPVDAGGTVHLTLTSNPSHLEAIDPVVQGKCRARQDRIGEEGEVRVLPLLIHGDAAFSGQGVVAETLNLSQLAGYRTGGTLHIVLNNQIGFTTSAADARSSHYATDVAKMVQAPVFHVYGDDAEAVVHVTELAVAYRDRYRKDVVVEVICYRRHGHNEGDEPYFTQPLMYQQIKLRPQLHSLYEMELLGEGVPEEELKSIENEVVQRLAQAGERQAAPVESAFLARWSGMKPGVAKVAVPTAVAAATLLELSEQLARIPEGFQPHPKVAAVLQKRRDAVIKGGPLDWGNVETLAYASLLSTGVSIRLSGQDVRRGTFSHRHSTLFDQQTGETYLPLCSVLDKGARFCAFDSMLAEFSVLGFEYGYSLEAPDALTIWEAQYGDFVNGAQVIIDQFLVSGEAKWERSSGLVLMLPHGYEGQGAEHSSARIERFLELAAAGNIQVVYPTTPAQLFHVLRRQMLQPFRKPLVLFTPKSLLRHPDCVSRLEELSSGTFREVIAEPAVGESVRQVILCSGKIYYDLLGRIRKDQLQGHALLRIEQLHPLPVEQLRDELQRYPAGARFTWVQEEPRNMGAWRFIHEPLCELLGTVPRYVGRPDAAAPASGSHRLDRVEQERIVDEALKI comes from the coding sequence ATGGGCATATTAGAAAACCTGACCCCCCAGTGGATTGAGAGTCAGTACGAGCTGTGGAAACAGGACCCGCAGCAGCTTTCCGAGGAGTGGCGCGCATTCTTCACCGGCTTCGAGCTGGCGGAGGGGGGAGCTGCCAGCGCCGCGGCACCTGTGGGTGGTGACGAAGCGCTGAAACAGTCCGGAGTCCAGTCACTCATTTACCGTTACCGGGACATAGGGCACCTCCTCGCCTGTACCGATCCCCTTTCCCCCTGCCAGATCGAGCATCCTCTGCTCTCCCTTTCGGCCTTCGGGTTGGAGCCCGCCGACCTCGACAAGACTTTCGTTACCAGGCGCTTCATGAGAAGAAGCGCGACCCTCAAGGAGATCCTGCAGGTGCTGCGCAGCACCTATTGCGGCTCGGTGGGCGTCGAGTTCATGTACCTCCAGGACCCGGACGAGCGCCAATGGCTCATCGACCGTATGGAACCCGGCGGCAACCGCGGCTTCTTCACACCGGAGCAGCGCCTCTTGCTGCTGAAAAAACTGAAGGAAGCAGCCCTCTTCGAGCGCGAGCTGCACAAGAGGTTCCCCGGACAGACCAGGTTCTCCCTCGAGGGGGGCGATATCCTGATTCCCATGCTCGATGCCGCCGTAACCAAGGCCGCTTCGCTGGGCGTCACCGACGTCGTCTTCGGCATGCCGCATCGCGGCCGCCTGAATGTCCTGTGCAACATCTTCGGGATGCCTTACGAGAATATGTTCGCGGAGTTCGCCGACAACGCGGAGTACGGTGTGGTGGGCGAGGGGGATGTGAAGTACCACAAGGGCTTCTCGGTTGACCTCCCTGTCGATGCGGGCGGAACCGTGCATCTCACCCTCACCTCCAACCCGAGCCACCTGGAGGCGATCGACCCGGTGGTGCAGGGGAAATGCCGTGCCCGGCAGGACCGTATCGGCGAAGAAGGGGAGGTGCGGGTGCTGCCGCTGCTGATCCACGGCGATGCTGCATTCTCAGGCCAGGGAGTAGTCGCCGAGACGCTGAACCTCTCGCAGTTGGCCGGGTACCGGACCGGCGGCACCCTCCACATCGTGCTCAACAACCAGATCGGCTTCACCACCAGCGCCGCCGATGCCCGTTCCAGCCACTACGCCACCGACGTCGCCAAGATGGTCCAGGCACCGGTGTTCCACGTCTACGGCGACGACGCCGAGGCCGTGGTGCATGTCACCGAACTCGCCGTCGCCTACCGGGACCGCTACCGCAAGGACGTCGTGGTGGAAGTGATCTGCTACCGCCGGCACGGGCACAACGAAGGGGACGAGCCCTACTTCACCCAGCCGCTCATGTACCAGCAGATCAAGCTCCGCCCGCAACTGCACTCCCTCTACGAGATGGAACTGCTTGGAGAAGGGGTCCCCGAGGAGGAGTTGAAGTCGATCGAGAATGAGGTGGTGCAGCGCCTGGCTCAGGCGGGCGAACGGCAGGCCGCGCCGGTCGAATCGGCGTTCCTTGCCCGCTGGAGCGGTATGAAGCCCGGCGTTGCCAAGGTTGCCGTCCCGACCGCCGTCGCCGCTGCGACCCTTTTGGAGCTCTCCGAGCAGCTCGCGCGGATCCCTGAAGGATTCCAGCCGCACCCAAAGGTGGCCGCCGTGCTGCAGAAGCGCCGCGACGCCGTCATCAAGGGCGGGCCGCTCGACTGGGGTAACGTCGAGACCCTCGCCTACGCCTCGCTTCTATCCACCGGCGTCTCGATCCGCCTTTCCGGCCAGGACGTCCGCCGCGGCACCTTCAGCCACCGCCACTCGACGCTCTTCGACCAGCAGACCGGTGAGACCTACCTGCCGCTGTGCAGCGTGCTGGACAAGGGGGCGCGCTTCTGCGCCTTCGACAGCATGCTGGCCGAGTTTTCGGTGCTCGGTTTCGAGTACGGCTACTCGTTAGAGGCCCCCGACGCGCTCACCATCTGGGAGGCGCAGTACGGGGACTTTGTCAACGGCGCCCAGGTAATCATCGACCAGTTCCTGGTGAGTGGCGAGGCCAAGTGGGAGCGCTCCAGCGGCCTGGTCCTTATGCTGCCGCACGGCTACGAAGGGCAGGGGGCGGAGCACTCCAGCGCCCGCATCGAGCGCTTCCTCGAACTTGCCGCGGCCGGGAACATCCAGGTGGTCTACCCCACCACGCCCGCCCAACTTTTCCACGTGCTGCGCCGCCAGATGCTGCAGCCCTTCCGCAAGCCGCTGGTCCTGTTCACCCCGAAGAGCCTGCTGCGCCATCCCGACTGCGTCTCCCGCCTGGAGGAACTCAGTTCCGGCACCTTCCGCGAGGTCATCGCTGAGCCCGCCGTGGGGGAGTCGGTGCGCCAGGTGATCCTCTGCAGCGGCAAGATCTATTACGACCTGCTAGGGCGGATCAGGAAGGACCAGCTGCAGGGGCATGCCCTGCTGCGGATCGAGCAGCTCCATCCGCTTCCCGTCGAACAGTTGCGGGACGAGTTGCAGCGCTACCCGGCCGGCGCCCGTTTCACCTGGGTGCAGGAGGAACCGCGCAACATGGGGGCGTGGCGTTTCATCCACGAGCCCCTCTGCGAACTCTTGGGGACGGTACCGAGGTACGTCGGGCGTCCCGATGCCGCAGCGCCCGCCTCCGGCTCGCACCGCCTGGACCGCGTTGAGCAGGAGCGCATCGTGGACGAAGCACTGAAAATCTGA
- the odhB gene encoding 2-oxoglutarate dehydrogenase complex dihydrolipoyllysine-residue succinyltransferase encodes MDIKVPAVGESVYEAVIARWLKKNGDVVSKDEALCEIETDKITLEVTSEADGVLSITVAEGETVKIGAVIGSIDARGQDAQAAQGGTDSAAAAKPAGKPAAKPEVKPETKPGTAAPMSPSGRKLARELGVEPTAVQGSGRGGRITNEDVIKAQGARADAAEPAKAPTAPAAPAAPAATPKPAAMPEPAQQPKAAAPPVDQSGRVLRKPMSQIRKRIAERLVSVRQHTAMLTTFNEVDMSEVIKLRKKHGEHFQKRHDVKLGFMSLFVRACCAALQEFPDVNASIDGDDIVYHNYCDVGIAVGSERGLVVPVLRSAEKLSLAQIEQSIAGFAEKVRTNRIALADLEGGTFTISNGGIYGSMLSTPILNPPQSGVLGMHNIQERAVVVDGQVVVRPMMYLALSYDHRIVDGQGAVGFLKRVKEYIEDPEEMLLEC; translated from the coding sequence ATGGATATCAAGGTGCCCGCGGTCGGCGAGTCGGTGTACGAGGCGGTAATCGCCAGGTGGCTCAAGAAAAATGGAGACGTGGTCTCCAAGGACGAGGCCCTCTGCGAGATCGAGACCGACAAGATCACCCTCGAAGTCACTTCGGAGGCGGACGGTGTCTTGAGCATCACCGTAGCGGAGGGAGAAACGGTGAAGATCGGTGCCGTCATCGGCAGCATCGACGCCCGCGGCCAGGATGCCCAAGCCGCCCAGGGAGGAACCGACAGCGCCGCTGCCGCGAAGCCTGCCGGCAAACCTGCCGCAAAGCCCGAGGTCAAACCTGAGACCAAGCCGGGGACGGCCGCTCCCATGTCCCCCTCGGGTCGAAAGCTGGCGCGCGAGCTGGGGGTCGAGCCGACTGCCGTCCAGGGCAGCGGGCGCGGCGGTCGCATCACCAACGAAGATGTCATCAAGGCACAAGGCGCAAGGGCGGATGCCGCTGAACCCGCCAAAGCTCCCACGGCACCGGCTGCTCCGGCCGCACCCGCCGCTACCCCCAAACCGGCCGCGATGCCCGAACCCGCTCAACAGCCCAAGGCTGCCGCGCCGCCGGTCGACCAATCCGGGCGCGTGCTGCGCAAGCCCATGTCGCAGATAAGAAAGCGGATCGCCGAGCGCCTGGTCTCGGTGCGCCAGCACACCGCCATGCTTACCACCTTCAACGAAGTGGACATGAGCGAGGTGATCAAACTCAGGAAAAAGCACGGCGAGCACTTTCAGAAGCGCCATGACGTCAAACTCGGTTTCATGTCGCTCTTCGTGCGCGCCTGCTGCGCCGCCCTACAGGAGTTCCCTGACGTCAACGCCAGCATCGACGGCGATGACATCGTCTACCACAACTACTGTGACGTCGGCATCGCGGTGGGGAGCGAGCGCGGACTGGTGGTGCCGGTACTGCGGAGCGCCGAGAAACTGAGCCTTGCGCAGATCGAGCAGTCCATCGCCGGCTTTGCCGAGAAGGTCCGCACCAACCGCATCGCCCTTGCCGACCTCGAAGGGGGGACTTTCACCATCTCCAACGGCGGCATCTACGGTTCCATGCTCTCCACCCCCATCCTCAACCCGCCCCAGTCCGGCGTGCTCGGCATGCACAACATCCAGGAGCGCGCGGTGGTGGTGGACGGTCAAGTGGTGGTCCGCCCCATGATGTACCTCGCCCTTTCTTACGATCACCGCATCGTTGACGGCCAGGGTGCGGTCGGGTTCCTGAAGCGGGTCAAGGAATACATCGAAGATCCTGAAGAGATGTTGCTGGAGTGCTAG
- a CDS encoding diacylglycerol/lipid kinase family protein has product MSRRCFLIVNPTSGTYSQQKVDGIMAGLAERGLAPELLPTQSAADPARFAARICAEESEPLIVVAGGDGTINGVLNGLVPGTATLGVVPLGTSNVLARELEIDSVDDALDRLDRGETRPISVGEIERGGERRRFLLMAGAGFDGAVVRDVRLSEKKTFGKGAYVLSALRTLWHWDGSQLSVTGGGRSVSCHGVIVCNASKYGGNFVLAPEADLFAPGFQVLCISGGRLAYLGLALGLLNGTAIYSSHVTSFSAASLEITGEKAVQLDGDYVCPTPLVVRTVPELVRLVV; this is encoded by the coding sequence TTGTCCAGACGCTGTTTCCTGATCGTGAACCCCACCTCGGGGACCTACTCCCAGCAAAAAGTTGACGGCATCATGGCCGGGCTCGCCGAGCGCGGCCTCGCTCCGGAGCTTCTTCCCACCCAAAGCGCCGCCGACCCGGCCCGCTTCGCCGCAAGGATCTGCGCCGAAGAGAGCGAGCCCCTGATCGTGGTGGCCGGGGGGGATGGCACCATCAATGGTGTCTTGAACGGCCTGGTCCCCGGAACCGCCACCCTCGGCGTGGTCCCCCTGGGCACCTCCAACGTGCTGGCGCGCGAGCTGGAGATCGATTCCGTCGACGATGCCCTGGACCGCCTGGACCGCGGCGAGACCCGCCCCATATCCGTTGGCGAGATCGAGCGTGGCGGGGAGCGCAGGCGCTTCCTGCTCATGGCCGGGGCCGGCTTCGACGGGGCCGTGGTGCGCGACGTGCGGCTTTCGGAGAAAAAGACCTTTGGAAAAGGCGCCTATGTGCTGTCGGCGCTGCGCACGCTCTGGCACTGGGACGGTTCGCAACTGTCGGTGACCGGAGGCGGCAGGAGCGTCTCCTGTCACGGCGTGATCGTCTGCAACGCCTCCAAGTACGGCGGCAACTTCGTGCTCGCTCCCGAGGCCGACCTCTTCGCCCCCGGCTTCCAGGTGCTTTGCATCTCCGGAGGGCGGCTGGCCTACCTGGGGCTCGCCCTGGGGCTTTTGAACGGCACCGCCATCTATAGCAGCCACGTCACCTCCTTCAGCGCCGCCTCCCTGGAGATCACCGGGGAGAAGGCGGTGCAGCTGGATGGAGACTACGTCTGCCCGACACCGCTTGTTGTCCGGACCGTCCCGGAACTGGTGCGGTTGGTGGTGTGA
- the lpdA gene encoding dihydrolipoyl dehydrogenase, with amino-acid sequence MSEETFDLIVIGAGPGGYVAAIRGAQLGMKVAVVEKRGSLGGVCLNEGCIPSKALLDSSELYHLAKDRFAAHGIEVQPPRLNLGQMMARKEDVVKKLTDGIAFLFKKNKIVSFLGTATLLSPESGTHRVEVKGEETKVITGKKVVLATGSEAVQIPTLPFDGESVVTAREALSFPAVPEHLLVVGGGYIGLELGSVWLRLGAKVTVVELLPRLVAGSDGQVAEALLRSLKKQGMTFMLGAKVTGVEKKGGKLVARVEGESETQEISCDKVLVAVGRRPLTAGLNLEGLGVVMDGSRIRVDADYATNVPGIYAIGDLIAGPMLAHKAMEEGAVCVERMHGEPSQVDYGCIPGVCYTWPEAASVGKTEEALKEEGIAYKTGKFSFIANGRAKCMDETEGFVKLLTEAEGGRLLGVHILGPRASDMIAEAVTVMAFGGSGEDIALTVHGHPTLSEVMKEAALDLDKRAIHG; translated from the coding sequence ATGTCCGAAGAAACTTTTGATCTCATCGTCATCGGCGCCGGCCCCGGCGGTTACGTCGCCGCCATCAGGGGCGCGCAACTGGGCATGAAGGTGGCCGTGGTGGAAAAGCGCGGCTCCTTGGGTGGCGTCTGCCTGAACGAAGGGTGCATCCCCAGCAAGGCGCTCCTCGATTCCAGCGAACTCTATCACCTTGCCAAGGACCGCTTCGCTGCCCACGGCATCGAGGTGCAGCCGCCGAGGCTCAACCTCGGCCAGATGATGGCGCGCAAGGAGGACGTGGTCAAAAAGCTCACCGATGGCATTGCCTTCCTGTTCAAGAAAAACAAGATCGTCAGCTTCCTCGGCACCGCCACGCTGCTCTCCCCCGAGAGCGGCACGCACCGGGTGGAAGTAAAAGGCGAGGAGACCAAGGTCATCACCGGCAAGAAGGTGGTCCTCGCCACCGGTAGCGAAGCAGTGCAGATCCCGACCCTCCCCTTCGACGGTGAGTCGGTGGTCACCGCCCGCGAGGCGCTCTCTTTCCCGGCGGTCCCGGAGCATCTCCTGGTCGTGGGGGGCGGCTACATCGGCCTTGAACTCGGTTCGGTCTGGCTGCGCCTGGGCGCCAAGGTGACCGTGGTGGAACTCCTCCCCCGGCTCGTCGCCGGCAGCGACGGCCAAGTCGCCGAGGCGCTGCTGCGTTCCCTGAAAAAACAGGGTATGACCTTCATGCTGGGCGCCAAGGTGACCGGCGTGGAAAAGAAGGGCGGCAAACTCGTGGCGCGCGTCGAGGGCGAGAGCGAGACCCAGGAGATCTCCTGCGACAAAGTGCTCGTGGCGGTCGGGCGCAGGCCGCTCACTGCCGGGCTGAACCTCGAGGGGCTCGGCGTCGTCATGGACGGCAGCCGCATCCGCGTCGATGCCGACTACGCCACCAACGTCCCCGGGATCTACGCCATCGGCGACCTAATCGCGGGCCCCATGCTGGCGCACAAGGCGATGGAAGAGGGGGCTGTCTGCGTGGAAAGGATGCACGGCGAGCCGAGCCAGGTCGATTACGGCTGCATCCCCGGCGTCTGCTACACCTGGCCCGAGGCGGCCTCGGTGGGCAAAACCGAGGAGGCGCTCAAGGAAGAGGGGATCGCCTACAAGACCGGCAAGTTCAGCTTCATCGCCAACGGCCGCGCCAAGTGCATGGACGAGACCGAGGGGTTCGTGAAACTCCTTACCGAGGCGGAAGGGGGGCGGCTGCTCGGCGTGCACATCCTCGGTCCGCGCGCCTCGGACATGATCGCCGAGGCGGTAACCGTGATGGCCTTCGGCGGCAGCGGCGAAGATATCGCCCTCACCGTGCACGGCCATCCCACCCTCTCCGAGGTGATGAAGGAGGCGGCGCTCGACTTGGACAAGCGCGCCATCCACGGCTGA
- a CDS encoding Lon protease family protein: protein MSETDCRVPVEKLRWVCDPALFNFKTTEDIAGLEGNISQDRALAAIEFGLGMSNNGFNIYLAGDPGTGRTSTIRQILKRFVKGTCPPSDWCYVNNFHTPDAPLAIALPAGMGRGFAADMRELLDYMRANVPTALESKEYETNRVGIIERFQERNGEIFSDLEQEAGEKGFALQRTVSGLVIVPQKEGRNFTQEEYEALEKDERDKLDTVGRELTEKLNDALRQVRENEKALRDALAQLDRELGLSAVGHHLNPLKEKYQGFAKILQYLEDVQEDLLLNLEDFKPQVAPPQIPGLKIPKQEPTFERYEVNVLVENNPDNGAPIVFESNPTYNNLFGRIENIMQMGGMATTNFTLIKPGALHRANGGYLILDAREVMINPFAWESLKRCIRNTEIKIEDVLEQYRFMTVVSLKPEPIPLNAKIIMIGSLWIYYLLFYLEPDYRKFFKVKADFDSQINRTPDVMQDYALFVAAHCSKEGLLPFDPTGVAALLEHASRLVEDQDRLSSQFMELSDLIRESSFWATREGAQVVDRGWVKRAIQEKTYRSNRIEERIHEYLAQGIILCDTKGSVVGQINGLSVITMGDYTFGRPSRLTIRVSQGRAGMVNIEREVKLSGPIHDKGVLILTGYLAGKFGQDQPLSFSAHICFEQSYEGVEGDSASSAELYGLLSAFSGLPIRQGIAVTGSVNQHGQIQPIGGVNYKIEGFFAVCKAKGLTGDQGVIIPKINEHNLMLNDEVVQAVSDGMFHIWSVSQVEEGIEILTGVPAGMPGEDGSYPDGTVNFLVHKKLKTMLDNMRKLMQDKEGKDEPVKMLE from the coding sequence ATGTCCGAAACCGATTGCCGAGTCCCCGTAGAGAAGCTCCGCTGGGTTTGCGACCCCGCCCTCTTCAATTTCAAAACCACCGAAGACATAGCCGGTCTGGAAGGCAACATAAGCCAGGATCGGGCCCTCGCCGCCATCGAATTCGGCCTGGGCATGTCCAACAACGGCTTCAATATCTACCTCGCCGGTGACCCCGGCACCGGGAGGACTTCCACCATCCGGCAGATACTGAAGAGGTTCGTCAAGGGCACCTGTCCCCCCAGCGACTGGTGTTATGTCAACAACTTCCACACCCCGGATGCGCCACTGGCCATCGCACTCCCCGCCGGGATGGGACGCGGCTTCGCGGCGGATATGCGCGAGCTTTTGGACTACATGCGCGCCAACGTCCCCACCGCCCTGGAGAGCAAGGAGTACGAGACCAACCGCGTCGGCATCATCGAGCGCTTCCAGGAGCGCAACGGCGAGATCTTCTCCGACCTAGAGCAGGAGGCGGGAGAGAAGGGGTTCGCATTGCAGCGTACCGTTTCGGGGCTGGTGATCGTGCCCCAGAAGGAAGGGCGCAACTTCACCCAGGAGGAGTACGAGGCGCTCGAGAAGGATGAGCGGGACAAGCTGGACACGGTGGGGCGCGAGCTGACCGAGAAGCTGAACGACGCGTTGCGCCAAGTGCGCGAGAACGAGAAGGCGCTCAGGGACGCCCTGGCGCAGCTGGACCGGGAGTTGGGGCTGTCGGCCGTGGGGCACCACCTGAACCCGCTCAAGGAGAAGTACCAGGGCTTCGCCAAGATCCTGCAGTACCTGGAAGACGTCCAGGAGGACCTGCTCCTGAATCTGGAGGACTTCAAGCCTCAGGTCGCCCCGCCGCAGATCCCCGGACTCAAGATCCCCAAGCAGGAGCCGACCTTCGAGCGCTACGAGGTGAACGTCCTGGTGGAGAACAACCCGGACAACGGTGCCCCCATCGTCTTCGAGTCCAACCCGACCTACAACAACCTGTTCGGGCGCATCGAGAACATCATGCAGATGGGAGGGATGGCCACCACCAACTTCACCCTGATCAAGCCCGGCGCCCTGCACCGCGCCAACGGCGGCTACCTGATCCTGGACGCGCGCGAGGTGATGATCAACCCGTTCGCCTGGGAATCGCTCAAGCGCTGCATCAGGAACACGGAGATCAAGATTGAGGACGTCCTGGAGCAGTACCGCTTCATGACCGTGGTCTCGCTCAAGCCAGAGCCGATTCCGCTCAACGCCAAGATCATCATGATCGGCTCGCTCTGGATCTACTATCTACTCTTCTACCTTGAGCCCGACTACCGCAAGTTCTTCAAGGTTAAGGCCGACTTCGACAGCCAGATCAACCGCACCCCCGACGTGATGCAGGATTACGCGCTGTTCGTCGCCGCCCATTGTTCCAAGGAGGGGCTGCTCCCCTTCGACCCCACCGGCGTCGCGGCGCTCTTGGAGCACGCCTCGCGCCTGGTCGAAGACCAGGACCGGCTCTCCTCCCAGTTCATGGAACTTTCGGACCTGATCCGCGAGTCGAGCTTCTGGGCCACCAGGGAGGGGGCGCAGGTCGTGGACCGCGGCTGGGTCAAGAGGGCCATCCAGGAGAAGACCTATCGCTCCAACCGCATCGAGGAAAGGATCCACGAGTACCTGGCGCAGGGGATCATCCTGTGCGACACCAAGGGGAGCGTGGTGGGGCAGATCAACGGCCTCTCCGTGATCACCATGGGGGACTACACCTTTGGCAGGCCCTCCCGGCTCACCATCCGCGTCTCCCAGGGGCGTGCCGGTATGGTCAACATCGAGCGCGAGGTGAAGCTCTCCGGCCCGATCCACGACAAGGGGGTGCTGATCCTGACCGGCTACCTGGCCGGCAAGTTCGGGCAGGATCAGCCGCTCTCCTTCTCCGCCCACATCTGTTTCGAACAGTCCTACGAGGGGGTCGAGGGGGACAGCGCCTCTTCGGCCGAACTCTACGGGCTCCTCTCCGCCTTCTCGGGGCTACCCATCAGGCAGGGAATCGCCGTCACCGGCAGCGTTAACCAGCACGGGCAGATCCAACCCATCGGCGGGGTGAACTACAAGATCGAGGGATTCTTCGCGGTGTGCAAGGCCAAGGGGCTGACCGGGGACCAGGGAGTGATCATCCCCAAGATCAACGAGCACAACCTGATGCTGAACGACGAGGTGGTGCAGGCTGTGTCTGACGGGATGTTCCATATCTGGAGTGTGTCGCAGGTCGAGGAGGGGATCGAGATCCTGACCGGCGTGCCAGCCGGCATGCCGGGCGAGGACGGCAGCTATCCCGATGGGACTGTTAACTTCCTGGTGCACAAGAAGCTCAAGACCATGCTGGACAACATGCGCAAGCTGATGCAGGACAAGGAAGGGAAGGACGAGCCGGTGAAGATGCTGGAATAA
- the crcB gene encoding fluoride efflux transporter CrcB, with amino-acid sequence MEQAIYIALLGALGCLSRYFLSGFVYRVCGNAFPYGTLAVNVIGAFLIGLIMEFSIRSALVPPTLRFALTVGFLGGLTTFSTFSLETFRLIEEGALLLAFANIMLSVVSCLACTWLGIMVARWL; translated from the coding sequence ATGGAGCAGGCAATCTACATAGCCCTTCTGGGCGCGCTGGGCTGCTTGTCGCGCTATTTTCTCTCCGGTTTCGTGTACCGGGTCTGCGGCAACGCCTTTCCCTATGGCACCCTTGCCGTCAACGTGATCGGCGCTTTCCTGATCGGGCTCATCATGGAGTTCTCCATCAGGAGCGCCCTCGTCCCCCCCACACTTCGTTTCGCCCTCACCGTGGGCTTTCTCGGCGGGCTTACCACATTCTCCACCTTCAGCCTGGAAACCTTCCGCCTCATCGAGGAGGGAGCGCTGCTGCTCGCCTTTGCCAACATCATGCTGAGCGTAGTGTCCTGCCTTGCCTGCACCTGGCTGGGCATCATGGTGGCGCGCTGGCTGTAG
- the lipB gene encoding lipoyl(octanoyl) transferase LipB — MVVRDAGLIEYREALALQESLVLEVQQGGAETLLLLEHHPVYTIGAGGNPGNVLDPGIEAHRVNRGGDVTYHGLGQLVGYPILDLGRRGRDLHRYLRFLEQFLVELCGSLGVAGFTVAGKTGVWTAHGKIAAIGVGVRRWVSMHGFSLNAAADVSAFGNINPCGMPECRITSLTLERRQEITVKELKALAGERFAAMLESHLPRS, encoded by the coding sequence ATGGTCGTACGCGATGCCGGTCTGATCGAATACCGCGAGGCGCTCGCGCTGCAGGAGAGCCTGGTCCTCGAGGTACAACAGGGAGGGGCGGAGACGCTGCTCCTGCTGGAACACCATCCCGTCTATACCATCGGCGCCGGGGGCAATCCCGGCAACGTCCTCGATCCGGGGATAGAGGCGCATCGCGTCAATCGCGGCGGTGATGTCACCTACCACGGACTGGGGCAACTGGTGGGGTATCCCATTCTCGACCTGGGGCGGCGCGGGCGCGACCTGCACCGCTACCTTCGTTTTTTGGAGCAGTTCCTGGTGGAGCTCTGCGGCAGCTTAGGCGTCGCAGGCTTCACCGTTGCTGGCAAGACCGGCGTCTGGACCGCCCACGGCAAGATCGCCGCCATCGGCGTCGGCGTCAGGCGCTGGGTCTCCATGCACGGCTTCTCGCTCAACGCCGCTGCAGACGTGTCAGCTTTTGGTAATATCAACCCCTGCGGCATGCCCGAGTGCCGCATCACCTCGCTCACCCTTGAGCGTCGGCAGGAGATCACCGTAAAGGAATTGAAAGCCTTGGCCGGAGAACGGTTCGCAGCCATGCTCGAATCGCACCTGCCGCGCAGTTAA
- a CDS encoding DUF190 domain-containing protein has protein sequence MKDRDMSQENDRKGMLGEQVLLRIFIGERDKYRHIPLYEALVELFRTEGFAGATVLRGVAGFGAHSMYHTDRLLRLSTDLPMVIEVVDERARVEAVLPTVEEMMDGGMITLEKVQVWRYAKKRSA, from the coding sequence ATGAAGGACAGGGACATGAGCCAGGAGAATGACAGGAAAGGGATGCTCGGTGAGCAGGTGCTGCTCAGGATCTTCATTGGAGAGCGGGACAAGTACAGGCACATCCCGCTCTACGAGGCGCTGGTGGAACTGTTCCGCACCGAGGGCTTTGCCGGCGCCACCGTGCTGCGCGGCGTGGCCGGGTTCGGCGCGCACAGCATGTACCACACCGACCGGCTGCTGAGGCTCTCCACCGACCTCCCCATGGTGATCGAGGTAGTCGACGAGAGGGCACGCGTTGAGGCGGTGCTCCCCACCGTGGAGGAGATGATGGACGGTGGCATGATCACCCTGGAAAAGGTGCAGGTCTGGCGCTACGCAAAGAAACGCTCAGCTTGA